The following proteins come from a genomic window of Halorussus halophilus:
- a CDS encoding metal-dependent hydrolase, whose translation MFRLGHYGVALLLYAPVGGWLLTTGNPSLAILGGAAVLWLTMVPDLDVRVPFVSHRGPTHTLPFVGGVAALVWFGGTAAGLGSVALGPTDVRTFAAGVVALSLSAHLLADVLTPMGVAVLWPLSGERYSLSVAPADSTLANYSLFALGVAASAATLFLGVT comes from the coding sequence ATGTTCCGACTCGGCCACTACGGCGTCGCACTCTTGCTGTACGCCCCCGTCGGTGGGTGGCTACTCACCACCGGCAACCCCTCGCTGGCGATTCTCGGCGGTGCGGCCGTCCTCTGGTTGACGATGGTCCCCGACTTGGACGTTCGCGTGCCGTTCGTCTCGCACCGCGGGCCGACCCACACGTTGCCGTTCGTCGGCGGCGTAGCGGCTCTCGTCTGGTTCGGCGGCACCGCCGCGGGACTCGGGTCGGTCGCTCTGGGTCCGACCGACGTGCGCACCTTCGCGGCGGGCGTCGTCGCGCTCTCGTTGTCGGCCCATCTGCTCGCGGACGTGCTCACGCCGATGGGCGTCGCGGTGCTGTGGCCACTCTCGGGCGAGCGATACTCGCTCTCTGTGGCACCGGCCGACAGCACGCTCGCGAACTACTCGCTGTTCGCGCTCGGCGTCGCGGCGAGCGCGGCCACGCTGTTCCTCGGCGTAACGTAG
- a CDS encoding SDR family oxidoreductase, translating to MDGQTVVVTGASRGIGAAVARSFADEGATVVACAREQDELDALPESIETVRADVRDEFDVERLMETAARAGGDGIDVVVACAGVYHGAPGETPLTEEPYASFDDTLRTNVRGVFAAIQEALPHLADDARVLVPSGSVARETKPGYGSYAVSKAATEAVVRGFATELDQSVGVVDPGQVATDLTGGQGRDPEDVAGLFLWAATNAPTDELDGEVVGLKAWKQATA from the coding sequence ATGGACGGACAGACAGTCGTCGTCACCGGCGCGAGTCGGGGCATCGGCGCGGCAGTCGCCCGAAGCTTCGCCGACGAGGGCGCGACGGTCGTCGCGTGTGCCCGCGAGCAGGACGAGTTAGACGCCCTCCCCGAGAGCATCGAGACGGTTCGCGCCGACGTGCGCGACGAGTTCGACGTGGAGCGGTTGATGGAGACGGCCGCTCGCGCTGGCGGCGACGGCATCGACGTGGTCGTCGCCTGCGCTGGCGTCTACCACGGCGCGCCGGGAGAGACGCCGCTGACCGAAGAGCCGTACGCGTCCTTCGACGACACGCTCAGAACGAACGTTCGCGGCGTCTTCGCCGCGATACAGGAGGCACTGCCGCATCTCGCCGACGACGCCCGCGTCCTCGTTCCCTCCGGTAGCGTCGCCCGCGAGACCAAGCCGGGGTACGGTTCCTACGCAGTCTCGAAGGCCGCCACGGAGGCGGTCGTACGCGGGTTCGCCACGGAACTCGACCAGTCGGTCGGGGTCGTGGACCCCGGACAGGTAGCCACCGACCTCACCGGCGGACAGGGCCGGGACCCCGAAGACGTAGCCGGACTCTTTCTCTGGGCCGCGACGAACGCCCCGACCGACGAACTCGACGGTGAAGTCGTCGGGCTGAAAGCGTGGAAGCAGGCGACAGCCTGA